The following is a genomic window from Clostridium fungisolvens.
TAGATACAGAAGACTTCTTAGATGCATTCTTCGATATATTTGCATAGTACTTGCAAGACGATTATGAGTAAATTATATAAAATGCTTCATATTTAAATCCTTCAAGATAAAGATTCATAAAATTACCGAAATTTTTATTTTGAGCCTAAGGATTGAAGTGTTCTATCTTTAATTCCCTAATAAGGATGTGATAATATATGAATTTTGATATAAGAAGAAGAGAGTTACTGAGGGAAGTAACCACTTGGGAAAGTGAAAATGATGTTAATGAGAGTTTTAAAAGAGGCTTTAATGAGTTAATAGAACAAGTGATAATAAGTATGCTAGAAAAAGAAGATAACTTTTTTGGTCAATTTCTTGTACAAGTAAAGAGATGTATTAAACTAGATATAACTTGGCCGATAGCTACTGAGCCACTTATATCAGGCTTTAACATGTATTTTAATCCGGTTTTATTTCTTCAATGCGAGCTTAAGGAAATGCAGGCACTTTTTAAACATGAAATCTATCATATAATGTTAGGGCATTATGAAAGGCAACGGGCTTTAAGAAATAAATATTCTAATATAGCTATAAGTAAGGCTATGGATATAGCTGTAAACCAATATATTGAGCATCTTCCTGCTTGGTGTGACAGACTATATACTGTGAACTTAGAATATGAGCTTGAACTTAAGGAAGATATGACAATGGAGCAGTATGCTGAGGAAATACAGAAAGCAATAACTAAAAAGGGTAAGAAGGCAATAGTAAAAACTAAAGAGAATATAGCTACAAGTATTAATGTAGAAAGTGCTCATGACACTTGGGAAAATTCTAGTATATCTGAAGATATATTAAAAGAGATAAAGAAAAAAACTGCCCTAAATGCTTATAAAGGGAAAGCTCCTAAAAATATTGAAAAATATATATTAGCGCTAGATGAAAAACCTGAAATTCAATGGAGTGATTACTTAAAAAAGTTAATACCTTCTGTAAGATGTGGATATAAAAAAACAATTACCCGTAAGGATAGAAGACAGCCAGAGAGATTAGATTTAAGGGGGAAGCTTCCAAGTGTATTGCCTAAAATTTTAGTGGCTATTGATATAAGTGCATCTATGAGTGATAAAGAAGTAAATAATATAATGATTGAGATTTTGGCAATATCAAAAAGTAGAAGTGCAGAAATCACAGTGATCGAATGTGACAACGAAATAAGAAGAGTATATGAATTAACATCTCCAAAAGATATAAAAAAGAGAATAAGTAAAAGTGGAGCAACTAAATTTTCACCAGTGTTTGAATATATGAAGAAAGAGAATATGAGGAATCATATTTTAATATATTTTACTGATGGGGTAGGTGAACAAGACCTTACTGTAAAACCAATAAATAAAGATATCCTATGGGTACTTACTGGTAAGGAAGAACTTAGCTTGAAGAAGTATCCTGGAAT
Proteins encoded in this region:
- a CDS encoding vWA domain-containing protein, coding for MNFDIRRRELLREVTTWESENDVNESFKRGFNELIEQVIISMLEKEDNFFGQFLVQVKRCIKLDITWPIATEPLISGFNMYFNPVLFLQCELKEMQALFKHEIYHIMLGHYERQRALRNKYSNIAISKAMDIAVNQYIEHLPAWCDRLYTVNLEYELELKEDMTMEQYAEEIQKAITKKGKKAIVKTKENIATSINVESAHDTWENSSISEDILKEIKKKTALNAYKGKAPKNIEKYILALDEKPEIQWSDYLKKLIPSVRCGYKKTITRKDRRQPERLDLRGKLPSVLPKILVAIDISASMSDKEVNNIMIEILAISKSRSAEITVIECDNEIRRVYELTSPKDIKKRISKSGATKFSPVFEYMKKENMRNHILIYFTDGVGEQDLTVKPINKDILWVLTGKEELSLKKYPGIVKRLTREETIKYGYDYGLQAMRDVIHDWAR